A region of Microbacterium suwonense DNA encodes the following proteins:
- a CDS encoding Dabb family protein — MIAHLAIVQYDPKSAELTALHDICADINALSALPGVVSLSAGVARGADGALQHKIALYGVFEDQGRLAAYLAHPDHVAVSARIHALEPVALAGADFPTG; from the coding sequence GTGATCGCGCACCTCGCGATCGTCCAGTACGACCCGAAGTCGGCGGAGCTGACCGCGCTGCACGACATCTGCGCGGACATCAATGCGCTGTCAGCTCTTCCGGGTGTCGTCTCGCTGAGCGCGGGTGTTGCGCGCGGTGCCGACGGCGCTCTGCAGCACAAGATCGCTCTGTATGGTGTGTTCGAGGACCAGGGGCGCTTGGCGGCCTATCTCGCGCACCCCGACCATGTGGCAGTGAGCGCCCGGATCCACGCGCTCGAGCCCGTCGCGCTCGCCGGGGCCGATTTCCCCACGGGGTAA